The proteins below are encoded in one region of Hordeum vulgare subsp. vulgare chromosome 3H, MorexV3_pseudomolecules_assembly, whole genome shotgun sequence:
- the LOC123440040 gene encoding thioredoxin-like protein 4B produces the protein MGSVVLTMLRRKREVDAAIRDTLGKVLVLRFGRASHSACLQLDDVLAKSSWDISKFARVALVDMDSEEIQVYVDYFDITLRPRFCLKRHYM, from the exons ATGGGGTCGGTGGTTCTGACGATGCTGCGGCGGAAGCGGGAGGTCGACGCCGCCATCCGCGACACCCTCGGCAAGGTCCTTGTCCTCCGATTCGGCCGCGCCTCCCACTCCGCGTGCCTCCAGCTCGACGACGTC CTCGCAAAATCTTCTTGGGACATATCCAAATTTGCAAGGGTAGCATTGGTTGACATGGATTCTGAGGAGATTCAAGTGTATGTTGACTATTTTGATATCACGTTGAGGCCGAGGTTCTGCCTGAaacggcattatatgtga